The sequence TTGAGCTTCACTAAGTATATGATTAATTACTGCTGGATATAGAGTAGTGAACAACTTACAAGATAATACTTCATTTTTAATTTTTGCTTTAAATTTAATAAGCATGTTTGCGGCATATATAGCACGGTGATTTAACATATAAATCTGTTCAGTTAACAGAGATATGTTTTGATCACTGCGGCCAGCTGATAAAGATTGCTCTGCTTTGGTTAAGTTAGTGTCGATTGGTATTCCAGTATAATTTTCAGTTACTTTTTCAGCATCCAAAGTATATTGTGTTACGAGTTCGTTTGATCTTGCTATTTTAGGGGGAAGTATTCCTTCTGATAAAGTTATAGCTTGACTAAGTAATTTATTGAATTCATTTTTGAATGAATCTGCTTGAGCAATTAAATCTTTGTTCTTAGGTGTAAAAGATGCCTCTAAGAATATGGAATGTTCTTTCATTATTCTTAGAAAAAATAGATTTAATTCTAAGGACTGAGTAATAAAATCTTGCTTTGTTATCATTTAATTCTCCAATAATAATATTTTTACTATAAATAATATATTCAAAAATCATGATTTTAGTGAGTGGCTTTTTATTAATAGTAAGTTAAATTTGTAACTATGTATAGATAGTAAAAAGGAAGTAATGTTTGACTAAAGAACGTATGTTTGATAAACTTTGTTTAGAAATATTTAGGAGGCCTTTTATGAGTAGTGAAATGAAGCACAAAAAAATAGTTGAGATAGTAGAAAAGGAGTTAACTTGTTCAGCGCATAATTTGGATCATGTCTATAGAGTTTATAATCTTTGCTTATTAATTGCTAAGAGTGAAGATAGTGTAAATCTTGATGTATTAATCCCAGCAGCTTTACTGCATGATATTGCTAGAGTAAAAGAAAGTAAGGATGAAACAGGAGAAATAGATCATGCTGTTTTAGGAAGTGAGATGGCAGGTGAAATACTGAGAGCATTAGAATATGAGGAAACAGAGATTTATAAAATAAAGCATTGTATCCTTGCACATAGGTTCAGAACAGGAAATGAACCTAGAACCATAGAAGCAAAGATACTTTTTGATGCAGATAAGTTAGATGTTATTGGAGCTACAGGCATTGCTCGTACGTTTATGCTTGCAGGTCAATTTGGACAAAGGTTGGAGATAGATGATTCACTTGATCAATATTTAAAAACAAACACTGTTGAAAATGGAAGAATAAAAGACGTTTCAAAACATTCACCATTTATTGAGTATGAAGTAAAGTTTAAAAAAGTTCCTGAAAAATTGTATACACAAAAAGCAAAAGAAATAGGGATAGAGAGACTGAAGTTCATGGAAGAATATTTTAATACGTTAAGGGCAGAGATGAGAGGTATTAAATAATGAGCATACGTTTAAGAAATTTGCAAAAAGAAGATAAAGAATATTTCTATTCATGGATAAGAGATAAAGAGGTAGTTAAATATTCGCTGTCTAAGTTTCAAAAAATGAATAGTGATAGTGAAATCTCAGAATGGTTTGATAAAGTCTTATTAGATAAGTCATCCTATAAAAAAGCCATAGTGGATAGTGCAAAAAACAATTTGATTGGATATGCTGGAATATCAGGAATCAGTCAGATTAATAAATCTGGAGAATATTTTATATTTATTGGTGACAAGTCCTATCATGGTAAAGGTGTAGGTACATTTGTGACAAAAGAGATAGTTAAAATGGGGTTTGAAGATTTAGGGCTTAATAGAATTATGTTAACTGTTTCAGATATTAATGTTGGGGCAGTGAGAGCGTATACTAAAGCGAATTTTAAAACAGAAGGAATTATGAGGCAAGCCTGCTTTAGAGACGGAAAATTCCATAATAAAATTGTTATGTCAATATTAAGAGAGGAATGGATTAGTTTAACAGGAAAATAAGTACTATAAAGATATGTGTGGTGAACTCGTTAAGAATGTGCAGCTTAAAGGCTACAAAATCCTTAATGAGTTAATTTTTTAATCCAAATTTAATATAAGCTTTAAAATTTCTTAATTTGGGAAACATAGAATATAGAAAATAGATCTAATTGATTATTACATTTAGAGTGTAGAGTGTGGCAAACAAGTGATGAAAATCAGCTTACACAAGAATCCATAGATATTAGATTTAGATAATAAGATTTATTTTATATAAAATCTATATTCTATTTATGAAATACTAAGAAATTCATAATATTTGAAAGCTACATTAAAGATGTTGACAAGAAAGTATTAAATTGGAGAGGATGAAGAGTATGAAAATTTTAATTACAACAGATGCTTTTACCCCAACAGTTAATGGTGTAGTAACATCTGTATTAAATTTACGCTCTCAACTTATAGAACGAGGCCATGATGTTAGAATTCTGACTTTATCAGAAGATAATTTCTCAAGGAAAGAAGATAATGTGTATTATGTAAAATCATTTGGAGTAAGGATATATCCTAATGCTAGAGCCACTATGAACTTTCATAACAAATATATAAAAGAAATTATAGATTGGGATCCAGACCTTATTCATTCCCAGTGTGAATTTACTTCTTTTATTTTTGCTAGAAAAATATCAAAGAAGTTGAATATACCAATAATTCACACTTACCATACTATGTATGAAGATTATACTCATTATTTTACACATAACAAAAATTTAGGCAGAAAAGTGGTGAGTATGCTTTCGAGAAAGCTCTTGAATAATGTTACAACAGTTATTGTACCAACAGATAAAGTACAAAAAGTACTAAAGGATTATGGAGTAAAAAATAATATTGTAACGGTTCCTACAGGAATTAAATTAGAGAACTTTGAAAAACAACCTATAGAAATTGATAAGTTAAAAGAGGAGCTTGGAATAGGCAAAGAAAATAAAGTATTAGTTACTATAGGAAGATTGGCAAAAGAAAAGAATATTGAAGAACTGCTAGACAATATGAAAGATTTATTAGTAATAGATGAAAAGTTAGTATTATTGATTGTTGGAGATGGACCTTTCAGAAGAGAGTTGGAAAAGAAAGCAAAAGAAATGAAAATAGATAAAAACGTAATTTTTACAGGAATGATAAATCCAAAAGAGATATATAAGTATTACAAACTAGGGGATATTTTTGTTAGTGCTTCAAAAAGTGAAACACAGGGGCTAACATATTTAGAGGCTTTAGCAAGTGGATTACCTGCAGTATGTAGAGAAGATTCATGTTTAGAAAATGTAATAATTAATGGATATGATGGATTTGCCTATGAGAGTATAACTGAATATTTAGAAAAAGTTGAGACTATTTTAAATGATGATAATTTATATAACTTTATGTCAAATAATGCACACAAAGTTGCTGAAAAATATTCGGAGAAAAATTTCGTTAGACAAGTTGAGAGTGTTTATTTTAATCAATTATTAGAAAGCCAAATGTACAATTTAGAAATTGAAAAACCATATTCAACATTTGGTAGTTAGAATAATATTTTTAATATAGTATATGGTATTAAAGTTTGATTCTAATACTTTTAAATTAGATTATTTAAGGAGATAAATATGACTATAATTAATATGCTTTCAAGAGCAGATATGGTAAAAGGTCAAGGTGTATTGTCTGCACATGATGAACAGGTGAATTTAGTAAAACAACAATTAACCAAGGATTTTCAAATTGTAGAAAATGAATTAAAGCTATGCGATATTATGCACTTTCATACAATAAATCCGGAATTCTTTTTCATGATTCCTTTTGCAAAGAGAAGAGGGAAAACAGTAGGATATGTGCATTTTCTTCCGGAAACCTTAGAAAATAGTATCAAGTTACCTAATATAATAAAGAAAATATTTTATAAGTATGTGATTACATTCTATAAAAGTATGGATTATTTAGTAACTGTAAATCCATACTTTATAGATGTTTTAAATAAATATGGAGTAGATAAAAATAAAGTAAGTTATATACCCAACTTTGTAGATTCAAAAAGCTTTTATAAGTTAAGCAAAGAAAATAAAGAGCAGTTGAGAATAAAATATAATTTAGACCAAGATAAATTTACAGTACTTTGTGCTGGGCAGCTTCAGAAGCGAAAAGGTATTTTTGATTTTATTGAGATAGCCAATAAAATGCCTGATGTTCAATTTATTTGGGCGGGGAATTTTGCATTTGGCAAGATATCTGATGGATATAAACAAATAAATGAAATGCTCGCTAATGTACCTAATAACATTCATTTTCTTGGCTTAATTGATAGAGAAAAAATGAATGAGGTATATAATTTATCTGATTTGATGTTTTTGCCTTCTTATGAGGAATTGTTTCCTATGACAGTATTAGAATCAATGAATTGTGAAGTACCTATATTGTTAAGAGATTTAGAGATTTATGAGAATATTCTTTTTGATTTCTATTTAAAAGCAAATAATAATGAAGATTTTATAAAGCTAATAAATAGATTAAGGAGAGATGAGGAATTTTATGGTTTGGCGTGTGAAATGTCAGGAAAAGGTCATGAATATTATTGTAAAGAGAATGTTTCAAGGATGTGGCAGGAGTTCTACTGTAAGGTAAAAGCTGATGAATAAATATACTAATACTGGATCGTATTATGGTTAGGAGAAAATATAAAATGAGCAGGTAGAAAAATAATAAGCAAAGCGTCTTTAACATGATGCTTTGCTTAAATTTTATTAATTAGATAACTGTAGTAGTTTATTTGGCTGTTTTACAGCGATTGTATAATTTGCAGAAGTATTAAAAATATAAGAACAAACTAAAGAACTTATTTTTATGGAGTTTAGAATATCCCAAAGGTAAGACTCCTCTCCATTAATATAGTCTGATAATATAGTATCTATATTATCTTTAAGTGAAGAAAAGTTACTTATTGGTAGAGAAGAATAGCTCGAGTCATTAATAACTTGATTTTTTATAAGGTCAAAATTGTTGAGTAGATATTTTTGTAAGTCATGTTCATATTTTATATGATATACCACGTTACCAGCAGCTCCTGATTTGTGAGGTTTGCAACAAAAATCACAAAGGTAGTGGACAATTATACCTAGTTGCATAGAATTATAGGTATTTAAATTTTGAGTTGAAAGTTTCTTGATTTTTTCATTTATATAACTTAGAGATTTTTGCATATAATGAGGATGAGTTTTTACATGCCAGCTTTGGTCAATCATTACAAGTCCAAAATTAAACATAAATCTAGAAAAACCTTTTGGAAGATCAATGTTACTTTTAAGTAGACATAATTCTCCTAATTTAACATGAGTTTTTACTTTCATAAAATATCTCCTTGTAATGTATATAACATTTCTATATATACAATTAAACTATATAGATGTTAAGCTAGAATTAAGCATTGTGGTAGTTATGTAAAATTAATATGAAATATACAAAATAAAATATAAATTTATGTATATGTAAATACTTATACTAAGTCATGTTTTTGGAGGGATTGTAGTTTGAAATATTTTAAAATTCTTTTAGTGGAAGATGAGAAGCAGATGTCTATGTTTATTGAAATGGAGCTTGCTCATGAAGGATATACAGTGGACTTAGCTTATGATGGTAGAGAAGCTTTAAATAAGGTGGAGAGTACAGAGTATGATTTGATTCTTCTTGATATTATGATACCAAATTTAAATGGAATGGAAGTTTGCAGGAGAATAAGGCAATTTTCTAATGTACCTATTATTATGCTAACGGCTAAAAGTGATATATCAGATAAAGTTCTAGGACTTGATGGTGGTGCTAATGATTATATAACTAAGCCTTTTGCTATAGAAGAACTATTAGCAAGAATAAGAGTACATACCAGAGAAAATTCAGTAAAAATTAAAGGTGATGAAATTAAAGTAAAAGATATTATAATGAATAATACAACTCATGAGGTTTGGAGAGATGGTAGACAAATAGAATTAACCAAAAAAGAATATGACCTTCTTGAAATTCTTCTGATAAACAAAAATATTGTACTTACAAGAGAAAGGTTAATTGAAGAGATATGGGGGTATGACTATATAGGAGATACAAATGTAGTGGATGTATTTATAAGATATTTAAGAAGTAAAATTGATGAAGGTTTTGATGATAAATTAATCACTACAGTTAGAGGTGTGGGATATGTCATTAAGGATAATTGATAAGGGGTTAAAGGTTATAAAAGCTGCAAAGATTTCTATAAAACTTACCGTTCTATATACATTTATGTTTTGTTTAGTATTACTTTTATCAAATGCTTCAATTTTATATGGTGTTAAGTTTTATATATATAATCAAGCTAATAAGCAGATTGAAGATACACAATTTTTAATACTTAATGAGTTTGAATTAAAGGGAGAATCGTTGGACATATTAGATAAAGATATTTTTTCAGAAGTTCCTGCAAATAAAAATATATACATACGAATAACTAACAAGACGGGTGAAGTAATAAACTCATCACAAAAATTTGCTTATGAAATTAAAATTCCTGATAAAGGTGTAGTAAAACAAGAAGAAAGTGAGCGTCATTTTGAAGATAAAGAAAGGCATTTTGTATATAAAAATGTTGAATTTAATAGTAAGAAATATGGTGATATATATATTCAAATTATAAAAGATATGTATAGTGAGTATAACTTTTTGAAAATATTGTTTGTGGTAATGGCTGTAGCAGATTTTATAGGAGTAATAGTTTCTATTGGATTTGGCTATTTGGCAAGTAAGAGAATGTTAAGGCCAATTGATCATATAACTAAAACTGCCGAAAATATAAGTATTAACAATTTGAAGGAGAGGATAGAGTTAAAAGGGGCAGATGATGAACTGGAAAGGCTTTCAAAAACATTTAATAAGATGATAGATAGACTTCAAAATTCTTTTGAAAGCCAAACACAGTTTGTATCAGATGCATCACATGAACTTAGAACCCCCATAGCTGTTATTCAAGGGTATGCAAATTTATTGGATAGATGGGGAAAGGATGATAAAAATGCCTTAGAGAAATCAATACATGCAATCAAATTAGAAACTGCAAATATGGCGGCTTTAGTTGAAAGGTTATTATTCTTGGCTAAAGGGGATAGCGGCACTCAAAAGATAAATAAGAAAGTGTTTAGGGTTAACGAATTAATTTCAGAAGTAGTAGATGAAAGTAGAATGATTGCACAAAATTGTTTTATAACAAATAGTAAAAATGATATTGTAGAGATATGCGCTGATTATGATATGTTAAAGCAAATGTTAAGAATTTTTATTGATAACAGTATAAAGTTTACTTCAGAACATGGAAATATAGATATAAAATCAGAAGTGCAGGATACAGCTTTAAAAATATCTGTTATTGATAACGGTATTGGAATACCACAGGATGAAATTGAAAATATATTTAATAGATTTTATATAGTAGATAAATCTAGATCAAAGGAAAAGGGTGGTACAGGACTTGGATTGTCTATTGCTAAATGGATTGTAGAAATGCATCAAGGGACTGTTGAGGTAGAAAGTAAAGAAAATGAAGGAACTAAAATAGTTGTTACATTTCAACTTGATACATAATTTTAACTTTCAATTTTTCAGATATTGAAGGAAACTACTTTGCGGTACAAGAAATAAGAAGAAGTTAGGAAGTTTGATTGAATATGGCACATAAAAGCCTAATGAATAAAATATAAAAAGCATGATGGGGTCATGCTTTCAGACCATTCACGAAATGGATATTTTCATAACTGAAAATATCCATTTCGTTGTTTTATCCGATAGCTAGCATCCGTAACACTCCAACTTCTTTAAGTTGGAGATAACGGCTGCACGCTCCTGGATAAGTTCAACTAAGATTCAGATGGGGATACACCCCACCTGAATCAAGTTTCACTTGATATAGAATTTTACTGAAAGGAATATTGATATTTAATAATGTGGTGGAAAAAACAGAGGCTCTTTCTCTGAAAATTTAAGCTTAATATTAGAAGATTTTAATTTAATTTTAATGTATTGTGGCAATAATAATAATGTAATAAAAATAAAACTTAATTAATTTAAGTTAATTTCTAGGTTAGAGTTTACAAAGGCATGATTTTTGAAAGAGTGGTAATTTGAAAGGAGAGCATATGAGTTACATACATACTTTAATTAATGTAATTTTACACATTGATAAATATTTAAACATTATAATTCAAAACTATGGAGTAGGAACCTATATAATTTTATTCTTAATTATATTTTTTGAGACAGGGTTAGTAGTTACACCATTTTTGCCTGGGGACTCTCTTCTATTTGCTACAGGAGCTCTTGCAGCATCAGGTTCCATGGATATATATACATTGCTAATTGTATTATTTTTGGCTGCTGTTATTGGTGATACAGTTAACTACCATATAGGTAAGAGTATTGGAAATAAGATACTGGAAAAGGAGAATATAAGGTTTATAAACAAGGAAAACCTTAAAAAAGCACATAGTTTCTACGAGGAATACGGCTCAATGACAATAGTTTTGGGAAGATTCATACCAATAATAAGAACCTTTGTACCTTTTGTGGCAGGTATTGGGGAAATGAGATATCTTACATTTATTATGTACAATATGTTTGGAGGGTTTCTTTGGGTTTTATTATTTTTAGGGGGAGGGTATCTATTTGGTGATATTCCTTTAATTAAAAACAATTTTTCACTTATATTAGTTGGTGTAATCTTTATATCCATTATTCCTGGAATAATAGCATTCATCATTGAGAAGAAAAAAAGGAGGAAATAAGAATGAACATAGAAATATTTAGAGCAATAAATGATTTAGCATATAAAAATAATATATTAGATAAGGTAATGATTTTCTTCTCCAAAGATGTCCCATATTTATTTATGGGCATCATTGTAGCAGTATTTATGATGGGAGTTGTAAAAAGAAATTCAAAGTATAGAAAAATTGCAGTGAATGCTTTTGTATTTACTACATTAAATCTAATATTTAGTTTTGCTATTGGCTGCATTTATTATGAGGACAGGCCTTTTGTACATAATAAAGTTAACTTATTATTTCCACATGTTGTGGATGCATCATTTCCAAGTGATCATGCCACTGGAACAATGAGTATAGCCTTAGCAACTGGAAAATATAATAAAATACTTAGTTTAATATTAACCATGCTATCTATAGTAGTAGGATTTTCAAGAATATATGTTGGACATCATTATCCTATGGATGTCATAGGAGCATATTTACTTGTTTTATTTACAAGTTATGTTTATAACTTGCTATTAAGAAGTAAAGTTGAAAAATTATATATAGCAGTAGAAAAGTATATATTATCAATAATAAGAATCAAAAGAGTATATAACGGAAATTAATTAAAGAATAATGAGGCTACTATATGATAATCTTCATTATAAGTAAAAACTAAAGTTTATTAGTTTTTACTTGGAAGAGAGCATATCAATATAATAGCCTCATTTTTAGTGATTGTTAATTACCTTATCTAAAAATTCTTTACATCTATCGCTGGTAGGTGCTGTGAAGATTTCTTCTGGAGGCCCTTCCTCTAAAATGTATCCTTGATCCATAAAAATTATCCTATCTGCTACATCTTTGGCGAAATTCATTTCGTGAGTTACAACTACCATGGTCATTCCATCTTGGGCTAAATCCTTCATAACCTTAAGAACTTCGCCAACCATTTCTGGATCTAAAGCAGAGGTTGGTTCATCAAAAAGCATAATTTTAGGATTCATTTCTAGAGCTCTAGCAATAGCTACCCTTTGCTTTTGACCTCCGGACAAGGTATCAGGATATACATTCTTTTTATCTTTAAGTCCAACCTTATCTAATAGATCTAATGCTTTTTCAACTGCCTCATTTTTTTTCATTTTCTTTAATTCTAATGGTGCTAAAATCATATTCTCTAATACTGTTAGATGCGGAAATAGATTAAAGGATTGAAATACCATGCCTATATTTTGCCTTAATTTATTTACATCTTTTGTATGTACCAGGTCTTCACCAAAAATTACTATGCTGCCAGATTGAATTTCTTCTAATCTATTAAGGCAACGTAAAAGTGTACTTTTGCCAGAACCAGAAGGCCCTATTATACAAAGAACCTCACCTTCAGATACGTGTAAA comes from Clostridium sp. TW13 and encodes:
- a CDS encoding DUF2935 domain-containing protein — protein: MITKQDFITQSLELNLFFLRIMKEHSIFLEASFTPKNKDLIAQADSFKNEFNKLLSQAITLSEGILPPKIARSNELVTQYTLDAEKVTENYTGIPIDTNLTKAEQSLSAGRSDQNISLLTEQIYMLNHRAIYAANMLIKFKAKIKNEVLSCKLFTTLYPAVINHILSEAQFYVKLLTKLQDGTEFDLNKEMLDKEVFWDDKLSEHAYTIRGLLDPTEKALFKTADDFGHDFEDLKKQAEEARATSKQLEDLTRKTIEETLKLKAFKEAATGGLLACKIKSIILPLLADHVLRENNHYLNQLETYMADQKLPK
- a CDS encoding HD domain-containing protein, with amino-acid sequence MSSEMKHKKIVEIVEKELTCSAHNLDHVYRVYNLCLLIAKSEDSVNLDVLIPAALLHDIARVKESKDETGEIDHAVLGSEMAGEILRALEYEETEIYKIKHCILAHRFRTGNEPRTIEAKILFDADKLDVIGATGIARTFMLAGQFGQRLEIDDSLDQYLKTNTVENGRIKDVSKHSPFIEYEVKFKKVPEKLYTQKAKEIGIERLKFMEEYFNTLRAEMRGIK
- a CDS encoding GNAT family N-acetyltransferase — encoded protein: MSIRLRNLQKEDKEYFYSWIRDKEVVKYSLSKFQKMNSDSEISEWFDKVLLDKSSYKKAIVDSAKNNLIGYAGISGISQINKSGEYFIFIGDKSYHGKGVGTFVTKEIVKMGFEDLGLNRIMLTVSDINVGAVRAYTKANFKTEGIMRQACFRDGKFHNKIVMSILREEWISLTGK
- a CDS encoding glycosyltransferase family 4 protein, which codes for MKILITTDAFTPTVNGVVTSVLNLRSQLIERGHDVRILTLSEDNFSRKEDNVYYVKSFGVRIYPNARATMNFHNKYIKEIIDWDPDLIHSQCEFTSFIFARKISKKLNIPIIHTYHTMYEDYTHYFTHNKNLGRKVVSMLSRKLLNNVTTVIVPTDKVQKVLKDYGVKNNIVTVPTGIKLENFEKQPIEIDKLKEELGIGKENKVLVTIGRLAKEKNIEELLDNMKDLLVIDEKLVLLIVGDGPFRRELEKKAKEMKIDKNVIFTGMINPKEIYKYYKLGDIFVSASKSETQGLTYLEALASGLPAVCREDSCLENVIINGYDGFAYESITEYLEKVETILNDDNLYNFMSNNAHKVAEKYSEKNFVRQVESVYFNQLLESQMYNLEIEKPYSTFGS
- a CDS encoding glycosyltransferase family 4 protein, with translation MTIINMLSRADMVKGQGVLSAHDEQVNLVKQQLTKDFQIVENELKLCDIMHFHTINPEFFFMIPFAKRRGKTVGYVHFLPETLENSIKLPNIIKKIFYKYVITFYKSMDYLVTVNPYFIDVLNKYGVDKNKVSYIPNFVDSKSFYKLSKENKEQLRIKYNLDQDKFTVLCAGQLQKRKGIFDFIEIANKMPDVQFIWAGNFAFGKISDGYKQINEMLANVPNNIHFLGLIDREKMNEVYNLSDLMFLPSYEELFPMTVLESMNCEVPILLRDLEIYENILFDFYLKANNNEDFIKLINRLRRDEEFYGLACEMSGKGHEYYCKENVSRMWQEFYCKVKADE
- a CDS encoding zinc dependent phospholipase C family protein; this translates as MKVKTHVKLGELCLLKSNIDLPKGFSRFMFNFGLVMIDQSWHVKTHPHYMQKSLSYINEKIKKLSTQNLNTYNSMQLGIIVHYLCDFCCKPHKSGAAGNVVYHIKYEHDLQKYLLNNFDLIKNQVINDSSYSSLPISNFSSLKDNIDTILSDYINGEESYLWDILNSIKISSLVCSYIFNTSANYTIAVKQPNKLLQLSN
- a CDS encoding response regulator transcription factor; translated protein: MKYFKILLVEDEKQMSMFIEMELAHEGYTVDLAYDGREALNKVESTEYDLILLDIMIPNLNGMEVCRRIRQFSNVPIIMLTAKSDISDKVLGLDGGANDYITKPFAIEELLARIRVHTRENSVKIKGDEIKVKDIIMNNTTHEVWRDGRQIELTKKEYDLLEILLINKNIVLTRERLIEEIWGYDYIGDTNVVDVFIRYLRSKIDEGFDDKLITTVRGVGYVIKDN
- a CDS encoding sensor histidine kinase codes for the protein MSLRIIDKGLKVIKAAKISIKLTVLYTFMFCLVLLLSNASILYGVKFYIYNQANKQIEDTQFLILNEFELKGESLDILDKDIFSEVPANKNIYIRITNKTGEVINSSQKFAYEIKIPDKGVVKQEESERHFEDKERHFVYKNVEFNSKKYGDIYIQIIKDMYSEYNFLKILFVVMAVADFIGVIVSIGFGYLASKRMLRPIDHITKTAENISINNLKERIELKGADDELERLSKTFNKMIDRLQNSFESQTQFVSDASHELRTPIAVIQGYANLLDRWGKDDKNALEKSIHAIKLETANMAALVERLLFLAKGDSGTQKINKKVFRVNELISEVVDESRMIAQNCFITNSKNDIVEICADYDMLKQMLRIFIDNSIKFTSEHGNIDIKSEVQDTALKISVIDNGIGIPQDEIENIFNRFYIVDKSRSKEKGGTGLGLSIAKWIVEMHQGTVEVESKENEGTKIVVTFQLDT
- a CDS encoding DedA family protein; this translates as MSYIHTLINVILHIDKYLNIIIQNYGVGTYIILFLIIFFETGLVVTPFLPGDSLLFATGALAASGSMDIYTLLIVLFLAAVIGDTVNYHIGKSIGNKILEKENIRFINKENLKKAHSFYEEYGSMTIVLGRFIPIIRTFVPFVAGIGEMRYLTFIMYNMFGGFLWVLLFLGGGYLFGDIPLIKNNFSLILVGVIFISIIPGIIAFIIEKKKRRK
- a CDS encoding undecaprenyl-diphosphatase, coding for MNIEIFRAINDLAYKNNILDKVMIFFSKDVPYLFMGIIVAVFMMGVVKRNSKYRKIAVNAFVFTTLNLIFSFAIGCIYYEDRPFVHNKVNLLFPHVVDASFPSDHATGTMSIALATGKYNKILSLILTMLSIVVGFSRIYVGHHYPMDVIGAYLLVLFTSYVYNLLLRSKVEKLYIAVEKYILSIIRIKRVYNGN
- a CDS encoding amino acid ABC transporter ATP-binding protein, yielding MVIEVSNVKKHYGRLEVLKDISLHVSEGEVLCIIGPSGSGKSTLLRCLNRLEEIQSGSIVIFGEDLVHTKDVNKLRQNIGMVFQSFNLFPHLTVLENMILAPLELKKMKKNEAVEKALDLLDKVGLKDKKNVYPDTLSGGQKQRVAIARALEMNPKIMLFDEPTSALDPEMVGEVLKVMKDLAQDGMTMVVVTHEMNFAKDVADRIIFMDQGYILEEGPPEEIFTAPTSDRCKEFLDKVINNH